The sequence AGCAATCCTCTAAGGTTGAGTTCTTACACTGCCAACTACGACAATAAATAGTTTACAATACACTATCATGCAAGGATCGTAATCATAGAGCTAGAATAGGAACGTGGAATGCAAGCAAAACATGTGCTAGACCGCTTTAACTTGTGGCTAGAACAATCGGATAAAGTGCTTGAATACCTTGCCATTGAAGATGCGATCAACCTTATGCTTGGATTCTATCGCGAAATTCGGATTGACGATTGTGATCTGGCCAATGATGGTGATATGTTGCTGTTTCAATGGGGGCTTGAACCAAACGGCTTGAACCCAAGCTTTCGCTATAATTTGACCCGCCATTTGGTGGTTGAGAAAACCTATGTCGATGATGACGGCGAATGGATCGACGATTCGGTCAAGCAGCTTTCGCTGACCTTTCGCTATATTTCGAATCTGAAATTAAATAGTTTAAATCAGGGCAATCAGTGGTGTTTGCATCCTGAAGAGCTTGAGCAGTTTGAGCAGTTGTTGCGCACCCATCCAGCTACGCTCGCCGTCAAACACCTGCATGCGCAATCGATTGACCTCAGCTTTAAACATATCGAATAATTTGACAAGCAGATCAGCCATCGGCTATACTTGATTCTACAGTTTATTCCGACTAAATTGTTTTTATTGAGGCAGCGATGGTTGATCTAATTTTTGGGTGTTTGCAACTCGTGCTTGGTGCTGGCCTGCTGATCGGCAGTGTTAAACTGACACGCCATGCCAAACCACGCTCAGCGACCAGCCTCAAACAACACGTCGTGCGCCAACAACTCCTCGCCCAACGCTCCAAACTTCAATAATCTCACTCGGCACAGCTCCACAGCTCACGCTTCCAATTAAATCATTCTCAAGCATTGGCGTTGACACAAACCGCTATTTACAGTACATTCGTGCTAATCGATCTTTTGATCAGAGGAGATCATATGCACGGAGTTCTGTTCGATTCGTTTGAGCACAATCGCTGGGCAACCGCGTTGTTATTGCAAACATGTAGCCAGCTTTCCGAGGAGCAACTCGCTACAACCGTGGTTGGCAGCTACGGCGATATCATCGCTACTTTCAATCATATTATTCTCTCGGATGCTCGCTATCTGCAACATCTCTCTGGCAAAGCCCCCGATTGGCTGCTCAATCGTGATCGCACCAATGATTTAGCTGTCCTTGCAGCGCGGGCTGAAGAGGCTGCCACCAATTGGGCACAATTTCTGGCGCTTCCATTCGACGCTGAGCAAATGGTCACCCTCGTAACAGATGATTATGAAATTCATGGCGGAGCCTTGATTGCTCAAGCGCTGCACCATAGCAACATCCATCGCGAGCAAATTTGTGCAATCCTCACATCGTTGGGAATCGAGCCGCCCGATCTTCAGCCATGGGCTTATGCCCATGAAACTGGGCGAGGCCGCAACCGAAGCAGCTAATAATTACTGCTCACTTTTGCCCAAGATTGAAATACTAGCTCGCTATAGTTTAGAATATACGAGCTAGTATTATGCTCTAAGGAGTGCTACATGCCTGCCTACAATTTTAAAGAACGCTTTGCAACGGCAGTCGAGCAAGGCATCAAGCGCTCAACCATTCGGCCACGGCGGCGCAATCCATCGCGACCAGGCGATCCGTTGTATATGTACACGGGCATGCGCACTCGTGCTTGTCGCAAACTAACTACCGCTACCTGCCGCCAAGTACGACCAATCATCATTGGCAGCAATCAGGTCTGGCTTGATGGTGAGCAACTTTCTGCCGAGCAAATCCGCCAACTTGCCCAAGGTGATGGCTTTAGCCGCGTCGCTGAATTTTTCGATTTCTTTCGCCAGCACTATGGCCTACCAACCGCCGAAATGGACTTAATTGAGTGGTGATTTACCTTCTCAGCAAATTCAGCAGCATTTTGGGCTGGCCCCAACGCCAAACGCAGCCCAACCACACGCCAACAATCAGCAATTTCAGCCCAATTAATGGCCAGCTCAAGGTCAATGGCAACCAACTCGCCAAGGCCACGCAGGCAATCGTCAGGCCCAGCCAACCGAGCACCGCCTTAACATCAAAATCAATCGGATAACGCTTTTGTGCCGCACGATACACCAACCACGCCGCGATCAGTTGATCGCCAGCCGCCGCGATTGCCGCCCCAACCAAGCCCAACCATGGCACAAGCACAATCGCTAAGCCAACATTTAACCCGGCGGTCAATAAACTGGTTTGGCCTAAAACAGCGGTCGCTTTGGTGATCGTCAGGCCGGTTGCCGCCACCGTCAACAAGCCAATCGCCATTAAATTCAGCGCATACCAGCCAACCGCTGGCGCTGCGGGCAGATAATCGCCTGTGGTCAACAGCCGCAACAATTCAGGGGCAAATAAGCCTAAGCCAGTCGTAGCAGCGCCCATCAACATCGTATAGCTGGTGAGATATTGGCGATAATTGGCGTTGGCGGTCGGCGTGCTAGCAATCGACAGGCTATAGGGCAACCAAGCCTGATTGGCGGCGCTAATCACAATCCATACGATAAAGCTAATTTTGGTGGCCGCTGCATACTGACCAATTTGCTCCAACGAGCCAAAATGTAGCAAAATCTGGCGATTGATCAAGGTCATCGCTACAAAATAGATCGAGCGTGGCAAAAAGCCTAAGCCTTTGCCCAGCAACGTTTGTAGCAAGTGCCAATCGGGCCAGCCCAGTTGCCGACGCATTTGCAGGGTCAAACTTAGCGCTAGCAAACTATCGACCAGCAGCATCGCCCCAAAATAGGCACTCAACCGCTGGCTACTCTGCACCATCCAGCCAATTGTCAGTAACGCGGTCGCGGCTACTCGCAGCACCGTCAGGCCAAATAAACGCAGTGCTTTGCTCTCTTGACGCAGGGTTGTGAACCACAAACTGATGATGCCGTTGGCGAGTTGCCCCCACAAACCAAGCCGCAAGGCCAAAATTGTTTGGGCATCGCTGCGTTGCAGCAATTGCAAGGCCAAATATGGCGCAAGCATATGGCCAATCCCTGCGATCAGCAAGCCCAAAAGCAGCCGTGCTACCCAGAGCGAGCCAACCAAACGCCGCCGCTCAATCGTGGCTTCATGAAAATAGAGGGCTAAGGCAAAATCGCTGCCGAGCGTCACCAACTCAATCGCAAACAAACCAACAAGGCTAATCAAATCGACGCTGCCATAGAGTTCAGGGCTGAGCAAGCGCGTGATCAAGGGCAGCAATAATGCCCCGATCATCTTGGTTGCCACCCCAGTTAGGGCATACAGCGCAGTATCTTTGAGTAGGCGACGGCTCACGGGCTAGCTTCCAGCAAACGTAAGCGCTCGACCAAACCAGGGTGTTCAGGCTCAAGCTTAGCCGCATTGGCATAGGCTTCACGCGCAGCATCGAATAATTGCAATTCGCGCAACGTATCGCCCAGCACCAAATAATAATCAGCCTGTGGATCAAGCACGATCAGCGTTTCAAGCGAGGATTGAGCAGCCGACCAATCGCCAAGCGCCCGTTGTTGCAAGCCCAAATAATACCAAGCCAAACTATTGGTCGGCGAAATCGTGGTGACTTGCTGCCAATCGGCAATCGCCTGTTGGGGCAGATTTTGGCGCTCATAGCTTTCGGCGCGGCGGCTGAGCCATTGCTCATCATTGGCAAATATGCCAATTGCTGCATTTGCCAATTGTTCGACAGCTTGCCAATCGGGCTGATCGTTAGCATAACGCCGCAGCCAATATCGCTCTTCCCACACTTCGCGATCACGCGGGTCGAGGGTCAAAAGCAGTTGATAATAACGCTCAGCCTGCGCCAAATCCCCTGCCATACGTTGATCAAAAGCCAAGCGCTGCAAGGCCAAGCGTGGATTTTCCAGCTGTTGCAAAGTGGTTTGAGCGGCATCAGCATCGCCAAGCTGGAGTTGGAGCAAGGCCAAGGCCAAACGCGCCGCTTGACTAGTTGGCTCATGCTCCAAGGCCATTTGATAGGCTTGCAGGGCTGTGGGCTGATCATTATTCAATTCGGCGAGCCAGCCCACCAAAAACGCCGCCCGACCAGAATTAGGCAACAATGGCTGGAGTTGGCTCAAGAATTGGTTAGCAGTTTCTGGATCGTCTGTCCAACGCAGCGCCACCACCCAATCCAAAGCCCGATCAAGTGTGTTGCTGCTTTGCCAGAGGTCGAGCGCGGCACTAGTTTGGCCTTGTTGCCACAGTTGCCAAGCCTGTTCAGCTGATTGTTGCGGCTCGATTGCTGGTAAATCGCTTGACGCTTGAATCGTACCAGCCTCAAATCGCAACTGGCGATCTTGGCGCAACGAGCCCTTCCATTGCGCTTGCTGATTGGCTTGGTTGACGATTAAGCTGATCGGATGGTCCAAGGTTCCAGCTTGTTTGAGCCAGCTTAATTGATAAGACTGGCTTTGAATATTTGGCAAATAGTGCAAACGAATTGTGCGAGTTTGGCCAGGGTAGAGCAACATATACCAACCAACGCTGGTAAATTGGCCTTCCTGACTGAGATCTGGCGGCGTATCTGCGCCATCCAAGCTCAAGGGAATTGCATTAATTGGCAAGTAAGCGCGAGCATAATCGCCATAACAGCCTGGAATGCGCTGTTGCAGCGCCAATTTAACGTTGTAGCAATAGCCATAAACCGCGTGTTTGCTCAAATCGGCCCGCCAATCATCGTAGCGGTTGGTATAGGTAATCGTGAGGGTATTGGTCAACGGGCGGGCTTGGGCATCAAGTTGCACCTCAAGATGCATCCGTTGTTCAATAAAATTCTGGCCGTCGCTGTAAGATAGATCAGCATCAACTAAGGCCAGCACATCATGTTCAAGCTCTGGCATCGCGCCAGCCCAACCATTCGTCAGCATCAAGGATTGACTTGGTTGATCGTTGAAATAGATGCTGAGATGGCGTTGCTGTAAGGCTTGCTGCAAACTTGCGCCAATGCCTAGCCATTGGCTAAAACTGGCATGACGGGCAGTTTCCAACGTGCTGTTGAATAAGGCTGCTAAAAATTGCTTATCGCCAGTGACGCTGCGCCCATCGTACAGCCCAAAAATTTGTTCAAGGCTCTCGGCTTGGCTGATTTGGCCGTAACCTGCGATCTCCAATGGTGCTAAAACCTGAATCAAGCCCTGTAAGGCATACAGATCGAGCGCGATTACCGCATCAATCTCAGGCTGTTGGTTTAATTGCCAAAATGTTTGCAAACTTTGCGCCGAGGTCGGCCAATCGGGCCACCAGTTGGCATCACGCAGCGTCCAAATCGAAGCCCGTAAATAATCGTTGTAGGGCTTGGGCATGGCCGAGCCAGCCGGCGCAACCGCCGCGAAATCGGCACTATTGAAGTAGGCCATAGTGCGAATTTGGCCTTGCTCGATTGTGATCGTCGCAATACTGCCAATAAAACCGCCGCTTGGCCGCAACTCCAAAGGATTTTGGCCAGCAATCAGCAAGCGTAGCGGTTTTTGCCAGCCCCAACCAGCCTCGATCAAGGGCCAAGCTTGTTCAACCAAGCCAAGCGTGGTTTGGGCTGAAGTTAATTGCTGATCAAGCTGGGCTAATTGGGCTTGATAGTTGCGCAAAAATGGTGCTGTTTGGATGGTGCTGGGCACAGTTTGCCAAGTTTGCTGCAATTGACTCAGCTCAGTTTGTAACTCAAGCCAATTTGGTGGGTTGGCACTCAGCCAGTCAAGCAGCGCCTTGGTTCGATGGTTGGCTGGCAGATCAAGCATAGCCATCAGCGGATTAAATTGTTGACAATAACCTTGGGCCAAATCTGCCCCTTGTTGCCCAGCATCACTGGCGGCGGGCAGCGCACCCAGCCAGGTATCGTTCTGGCGCAAAATGGGGTGTAACGGCAAACTCAATCGGCGCAGCCACACGATATTGCTGTGAGTTGAATCAAGTTCACTGCAAAACGCTTGGGCTTGGCTGCTTTGCAATGGTCGGGTTTGCAAGAGTTTGCGTAGGCTTTGGCTTTGATCAGCGAGCTGGTAACTAAACCAAGCCATCAGCCCAAGCCACAACCCCAGCAAAGCCAAGCCAAACAGGAAAAAACGCCGCAAGCGGCGTTTCCCCAAACTTCGATTGGTTGTTGGTGGCTTACTTGCTGCGCTCATGGCTGGCCATCTCATAGGCGGCTTCCGAACGATCAAGCGCAGGATCATGCAGATCCAACGGGGCTGGCTCGCTCATACTCGGTACTGGCTGATGATCATCTTTGCGATTCCAAAAGCGCCGACCACGATTGGAATTATGGTGCTGATCGTAGTAGTAGGTATAGTAAACGCCATAGCCCTCGGAGCGTGGATCAAGCTTGTTGAAAACCAGTCCAATCACTCGCCCGCCGACGGTTTGCACCGCAGCCCGACATTTGGCCAGCATATCACGGCGGGTGCGCTTGGCCTCGGCCACCAACACTACGCCATCAACCCGTGGAATCAGCGCGATTGGGTCGGTTACGGTCAAAATTGGCGGCGTATCGAACAAAATCCAATCGTATTCTTGCTGCAACAACCAAATCAGCATTTCCATGCGCTTGCTGCTGAGCAATTCCGAGGGATTAGGCGGCAATGGCCCACTTGGAATCAGCCACAAATTATCGGCAACAGGCAAAACTGTGCGCTCACGGATCGTCGGATCTTCGTTGTTGGTCAGCAAATTGGTCAGGCCATATTCGCTGCTCACCTCAAACACACGGTGCATCATTGGTTTACGCAAATCGGCATCAATCAACACGACTTTTTGGCCTGCCTGCGCCAGCACCCATGCCAAGTTGGCGGCGACTGTGCTTTTGCCTTCTTCAGGCTGGCTACTGGTGACAATCAGGGTGCGGGTTTTAGTATCGACATTCGAAAACTGCAAGTTTGTGCGTAAGGTGCGAAATGTTTCAGCGGTTGGCGAACGCGGATCAAGCCGCGAAACCAAGCGTTGCGAAGCTTTGGTTACCTTGGTTTCTTGCTTAACAATCGCGGCCAACAACGGTGCGTTGACTAAATCCACACCTTCATCGGGAGTTTGCACACTATCATCGAAATATTCGAGCAACAAGGCCAAACCAAATACCAAGGCAAAGCCCAAAATCCCTGCCAAAATTGCGCTACGAATAGGCCGTGGCGCAATCGGAGTTGGATTGACCGTGGCAGCCTCAACCACGCTGATCGAGTTGGCGCGATTGCCCAGCGCGGTGCTGTAGAGCGTGCTGAGGGTTTGGCGATTTTGATTTTGGCTCTGTTGTTTGAGTTGCAAGTTCGCAATCAACGATTCAGCAGCAG comes from Chloroflexota bacterium and encodes:
- a CDS encoding ASCH domain-containing protein, translating into MPAYNFKERFATAVEQGIKRSTIRPRRRNPSRPGDPLYMYTGMRTRACRKLTTATCRQVRPIIIGSNQVWLDGEQLSAEQIRQLAQGDGFSRVAEFFDFFRQHYGLPTAEMDLIEW
- a CDS encoding lipopolysaccharide biosynthesis protein, whose amino-acid sequence is MSRRLLKDTALYALTGVATKMIGALLLPLITRLLSPELYGSVDLISLVGLFAIELVTLGSDFALALYFHEATIERRRLVGSLWVARLLLGLLIAGIGHMLAPYLALQLLQRSDAQTILALRLGLWGQLANGIISLWFTTLRQESKALRLFGLTVLRVAATALLTIGWMVQSSQRLSAYFGAMLLVDSLLALSLTLQMRRQLGWPDWHLLQTLLGKGLGFLPRSIYFVAMTLINRQILLHFGSLEQIGQYAAATKISFIVWIVISAANQAWLPYSLSIASTPTANANYRQYLTSYTMLMGAATTGLGLFAPELLRLLTTGDYLPAAPAVGWYALNLMAIGLLTVAATGLTITKATAVLGQTSLLTAGLNVGLAIVLVPWLGLVGAAIAAAGDQLIAAWLVYRAAQKRYPIDFDVKAVLGWLGLTIACVALASWLPLTLSWPLIGLKLLIVGVWLGCVWRWGQPKMLLNLLRR
- a CDS encoding DUF4012 domain-containing protein, encoding MSAASKPPTTNRSLGKRRLRRFFLFGLALLGLWLGLMAWFSYQLADQSQSLRKLLQTRPLQSSQAQAFCSELDSTHSNIVWLRRLSLPLHPILRQNDTWLGALPAASDAGQQGADLAQGYCQQFNPLMAMLDLPANHRTKALLDWLSANPPNWLELQTELSQLQQTWQTVPSTIQTAPFLRNYQAQLAQLDQQLTSAQTTLGLVEQAWPLIEAGWGWQKPLRLLIAGQNPLELRPSGGFIGSIATITIEQGQIRTMAYFNSADFAAVAPAGSAMPKPYNDYLRASIWTLRDANWWPDWPTSAQSLQTFWQLNQQPEIDAVIALDLYALQGLIQVLAPLEIAGYGQISQAESLEQIFGLYDGRSVTGDKQFLAALFNSTLETARHASFSQWLGIGASLQQALQQRHLSIYFNDQPSQSLMLTNGWAGAMPELEHDVLALVDADLSYSDGQNFIEQRMHLEVQLDAQARPLTNTLTITYTNRYDDWRADLSKHAVYGYCYNVKLALQQRIPGCYGDYARAYLPINAIPLSLDGADTPPDLSQEGQFTSVGWYMLLYPGQTRTIRLHYLPNIQSQSYQLSWLKQAGTLDHPISLIVNQANQQAQWKGSLRQDRQLRFEAGTIQASSDLPAIEPQQSAEQAWQLWQQGQTSAALDLWQSSNTLDRALDWVVALRWTDDPETANQFLSQLQPLLPNSGRAAFLVGWLAELNNDQPTALQAYQMALEHEPTSQAARLALALLQLQLGDADAAQTTLQQLENPRLALQRLAFDQRMAGDLAQAERYYQLLLTLDPRDREVWEERYWLRRYANDQPDWQAVEQLANAAIGIFANDEQWLSRRAESYERQNLPQQAIADWQQVTTISPTNSLAWYYLGLQQRALGDWSAAQSSLETLIVLDPQADYYLVLGDTLRELQLFDAAREAYANAAKLEPEHPGLVERLRLLEASP
- a CDS encoding polysaccharide biosynthesis tyrosine autokinase codes for the protein MNIIRRYITGLRRWLWLLVLGPVVAAGAAYAISSQQTPRYASSTRVIVGQTLKNSNPDYGSLVASERLVATYAQIAQSRTTMQAVEQRLNLSDMASSAIITTRPVQETEFLDIAVEANDPQQAADIANAIAEQLILTSPAGPQSAEAKLLDEVNRQIATLNEEITRTDEEIKTLKAEIEQIGADKPAAESLIANLQLKQQSQNQNRQTLSTLYSTALGNRANSISVVEAATVNPTPIAPRPIRSAILAGILGFALVFGLALLLEYFDDSVQTPDEGVDLVNAPLLAAIVKQETKVTKASQRLVSRLDPRSPTAETFRTLRTNLQFSNVDTKTRTLIVTSSQPEEGKSTVAANLAWVLAQAGQKVVLIDADLRKPMMHRVFEVSSEYGLTNLLTNNEDPTIRERTVLPVADNLWLIPSGPLPPNPSELLSSKRMEMLIWLLQQEYDWILFDTPPILTVTDPIALIPRVDGVVLVAEAKRTRRDMLAKCRAAVQTVGGRVIGLVFNKLDPRSEGYGVYYTYYYDQHHNSNRGRRFWNRKDDHQPVPSMSEPAPLDLHDPALDRSEAAYEMASHERSK